The window GGCCCGCAAGGTCGGCATCGAGCTGGAACTGGTCCCGCTGGACCCGGCCACCCTGGCCGAGCGGCGGCAGCAGAAGAACATCCCGCTGCAGATCACCGCCGGCCAGCTGTGGGTCAACGACGTCGAGTACATGCTGGCCACCAGCTTCGTCGAGGGCGCCAACCTCAACTACTCCAACTACGTGAACCCGGAGCTGGAGGAGATCTACGAGCGGTCGCACACCGTCGTCGACCCGGCCGAGCGCAACGAACTCTGGCTGCGGGTACAGGAGATCCTGGCCGCCGACGTGCCCTGGGTGATCCTCTGCCAGCCCAACTTCAACCTGCCGGTACGCGAGGCGGTCAGCGGCTGGGTCCAGCCCATGGACGGGCTGGCCCGGCTGCGCTACCTGAGCGCCTCGGCCTGACCGTCGGCGGCGACCACCCCTCATGCGCATCGCCCGCTTCGTCGCCCGCCGGCTGCTGCAGCTCGTACCGGTGCTGCTCGGCGTGGTCGTCGCGACCTTCGTCCTGGTCCGGGTGCTCCCCGGGGACCCGATCCGGACCATCCTCGGCCCCAACGCCACCGAGGCCGAGGCCGCCGCCGCCCGGGCCCGATTCGGACTGGACCAGCCACTGTGGAAACAGTTCCTGGACTACCTGGGCGGGCTGCTCACCGGCGACCTCGGCACGTCGATCCAGAGTGGCAACGCGGTCGCCGGTGAGCTGGCCCTGCGGGTCGGGCCCACCCTGCAACTGGTGGTGCTGGCGGTCGCCGTGGCGGTGCTCATCGCCGTGGTCGGCGGCATCTGGTCGGCGCGCCGCGCCGACCGGGCCGCCGACCACGGCATCCGGGTGCTGGCCCTGATCGGCAACTCGGTGCCGGAGTTCTGGCTCGGCCTGGTGCTGGTGCTGGTCGGCTACAGCATGCTCGGCTGGTTTCCGGCCCCCAGCGGCCGGGTCGACCCGGACACCAACCTCACCCCGATCACCGGCGCCGAGCTGATCGACGCCGCGCTGACCGCCAACGGACCGGCGTTCACCTCCGCGCTGGCCCACCTGGCGCTGCCGGTGGCCACCTTGGCGATCGTGGTGGTCGCCCCGCTGCTGCGCAGTGTGCGCGCCTCCGCGCTGGAGGTGCTGCACTCCGAGGCGTACACCGCCGCCGCCGCGCACGGGCTGCGCGACCGGCTGCTGCGCCGCGGCTACCTGGTGCGCTCCGCCCTGGTCCGGCTGCCGTCGCTGGCCGCCCTGGTCTTCGGCACCGCGATCGGGTCGACCGTGCTGATCGAGTACGTCTACTCGTGGCAGGGCTTCGGCCAGTGGGCGCTGCGCGGGCTGCTCTACCGCGACTTCCCGGTGG is drawn from Micromonospora sp. Llam0 and contains these coding sequences:
- a CDS encoding ABC transporter permease, encoding MRIARFVARRLLQLVPVLLGVVVATFVLVRVLPGDPIRTILGPNATEAEAAAARARFGLDQPLWKQFLDYLGGLLTGDLGTSIQSGNAVAGELALRVGPTLQLVVLAVAVAVLIAVVGGIWSARRADRAADHGIRVLALIGNSVPEFWLGLVLVLVGYSMLGWFPAPSGRVDPDTNLTPITGAELIDAALTANGPAFTSALAHLALPVATLAIVVVAPLLRSVRASALEVLHSEAYTAAAAHGLRDRLLRRGYLVRSALVRLPSLAALVFGTAIGSTVLIEYVYSWQGFGQWALRGLLYRDFPVVQASVLLIAVCYVLVFLIADVVHAILDPRVKI